The genomic stretch GACCTCAGCATATTTCAATCCCCATGTGAAGTGCTTATACTCATATAGCTCGGTCGACGTATATATGCACCTGGAAATATTTCGATAAGATGATTCAAGAGGGATGCTTCCGCAAGTGACATGCTGCATACCAATGTTATACATTAATCATGGAAAAATGTGGGAAATTTCAATATCAAGCAAAGCAAAACAGACTACAATGTCTTTATAAAACATATGCAGGTTTTGGAATGTCATTTATGTTATCTCATTAAACTACCACTTAAAATTTGAATGATTTCCTAAGATACAATACAACTGAGGATAGTCCACATAAATCTAATCTTTATTCACTTCATTTATCTCATTCTTTCCAGTTCTTTCCACAGGATTTAAAACAAGAAGACTTTAACATATTGATTTAGACTGATCCACCATAGATAATGAGTGAGAAATATGATATGTCTACAGAGATACCCCAATGGAGTAACTATGTGCCTCCTGCTAGCCTGATCTAGTATAATTTGTTCCACATTAGCGGGCTCTAAGCATCAAGCTTCTTTAATAGTAAAATGAATGCATCTGGGGCATAATTGTTGGCGATTACCATTAGTGTTTGGAACCCTACAAGGCTCTGTGTTCAGCTAGATTAAAATCAAATCGGTGTTCCAGTAAATGCAGCCAAAATGACATCAAGAGAAGAACCATTCGAGATTGGATGATTCATTGCAATATAACTGCAACCGCGCATCAATTTTGTAAttagatgaaatatttcagattatATCAGGAAAAGGGGGAAAGAAGCAAATATGAATCACCAAAAAGTAAACAAAGAAAACTTACCCCAGTGATTTTAACAAATTTCCCAATTGGGAGATTTCTGGAATCGATCGAAGTGTTCGGGTAGCACCGCCAGAATCTTTCCACCTCTTTCCTCCCCATCGACCAATTCCACACCGCCAAAACCCCCACGGAAGCCATCAGTGCCGCCACCCCGATCAGTATCTCCGGCCGCCCCACCGCCACCCACACGAACGCCCCAGCCGCCAACCCCGCCACGAAGACCCCCACCAGAACCCACCTCCACACCCTCGAGACCCCAAACGCGAACGCCTCCTCCTCCGGCGCCGTCACCGCCCCCCCATACGCCTCGCCCTTATTCTTCCTCGCCGGTCTGGGCGACTGCTCCGGCTGCCCGCCGGACGACCGAGCGGGGCCGGAGGTGATGAGCCCCGTCGGCGGGATCTGGGCGAGCGGACCGGAGGTCTTCCTCGGAACCGGCCCGGAACCAGAGGAGGGGGCCGACCGAGCGAGCGGCCCGGAGTGGGACTTGGACACAGGCCGCGAGGGGGCGCCCGGGTCCGCGGGGGGGATGTCGAACATCTTACCGAGCTCGCCGGACTTGCGAACGTCTCCGCCGGTGTAGGGCGCCGCCCGCAACCCCACCGCCGGCCCCCGCTCCTTCGGCGGCTCCGGCGGCCCCGACACGATCATCCCGCTGCTCAATTGGTGCGTAGTTCTTCGCACCGACATCTCCACAGTTAACGCACGAAAGAAAGGTCAGTGAGTTGAACAGAGCGAGGGAGGGGAAGTCGACACTTATATACCGGACCAACGTGAGCGATCTGGGCCGTCCGTTTGGCAGAAGTCTAAACTTCACGTGATACGGAGCTTAAGGTTTAATCTTCCACGATACTAAACCACACGCCCTCCGATCACCCTTCTCGGTTACCCAGCCCCGAATAGGGTCCCACCCGAAGAAGGTGCCTTTCTCCAACCACAAAACACACGGGTAAAGGCGTTCAGTATGATAAAGACGGCGTGAAAAAGAACAGCTCTTCGTTCGTTGCTTCGACGCAGAGAGACAGAGAGTGTGTGTGCGGCTTGTTTCGCGTCCCGACTCTTCTGACGATCGGAGCCACGAATGCCGTCGTCGGTCATCTCGTTCATTAATGAGGCCGCGTCGGGAAGGTTCGCTTCTCGGTGTGCTGCGGCGCCGTCTTTCGCATTCTGAGATCGAAACTAAAGTCGTACTGGAGTGCTCAGACggagagaaagagaaaaagaccGCGCCATGTACTGGCGAGCCCGGGGGGGAACGGGTGAGTCGATGGGTTGGGTTATGGGGTGAGGGGGAGCGGTGGGCCCAGCGAGCACTGCAGCACGTGGCACACTGGCAGCCGGGGGGCCGTCGCTTCGCTCGGGCCGACCGAGGCGCGATGGCGACGGGTCCACGGCGCTGCCGTAGTGGCGGTGGAGAGATCCCGGCCGTCGGATGCGGGAAGAAGCGACAGCTGGGCTGTCCACGGCGGGAGATGCGGGCGTCTGTCGGAGCCGCCTGCCGACGCCCCAAGCGGACGCTGGATCTCACCTCACGGAGCTACCGACGGCTAAAAAAGATCCCTCCGTGAAATGCACGGACGAGATATGGCGCCTGTCGTGGGGCCCGCCGAGCGTGGGGTCAAGTTAACGTCAGTTGAAGCACCAGGCCGTAACGGGTGATTTAAGCGATGTCAATTATTTATACACGTCCGTTCGGTACCCAGAGTCTAACTGGCCTCTTACTGGAAGCATTCTTCGGTCCCACGCAGCCTTGAATGGTAACCGAGAAAAGTACGCGTGGTATTGTACTGTGGGATCGTAGGCGCTCGTGAGTGGCGACTTCGTCGTATAGTGTGCGTGGGTAACGTGCGCTTTAATTATGCGAATAATTCGGGGACAGCGGGATCACGGGGCAAAGCATCGGGCGGTGATGCCAGCGTCGGCCGAGCTGCGCTGGTCGAGGATCAGACGGCCAAATACGAAGGACAAAAAAAGACATCTAAAGACTATTTTATTGTGATCAAGACATCAATTTTGTATTTTCAGGGGAAAATGGATCCAATTGAGGGCATAGCATTCTTTAACGTTGTTTGTGATGCATGAAGGACACGGCAAGTGAAGTGACAACACTGAGCTGGCTTAGATTGGACCGGACCAATTATTGTGTGGGTTGGAACTGTTCGAAACGCATTATGGAGAAGGATCACCAGAAGTTCCTGTGCAAAACATCACGTGGATAAGGTATATTTGAATGTGGACATtggatgaatattttggatcGATCACATCATGAATGTGGAGATTTCATCAAAATAGATCGGCTCATCATTGCCTCAGTATCAGAGAATCGAATACACAACATGTtgtcttttatatatatttttttttattttaaattattaattttaatgtgAGCATCAAAGAATCAAATCTTTATAGATACACTATTAATATTAGTTTTTGTGGAGAATCAACATATTCAGATTATTTATAGCTAATGTTGACATCGAGTCAAAATCCTCTCGAGTTTGGTGACTAACTACAACATCTCctttcaacaaaaagaaaaaaaaaggggtgtGGGGTGAAATTACACTCGAAGCTTTATGAGGTGCTTTGCATGCAAAGTTTGGTAAGATTGCATGTGAACGTAAGCGTGTAATGGAAGTGTCTTGCAACTCTTAATCGACGAATGAGATTATAAGTCATCTTCGATGAGATAAGTCATCACCGAGGCATTCAGCTATCAGGACAAGAGCTGGACCAGACTGAGGTATTGGCATTGCTAAAGCTGAAGATAGTGTGGGGGGTAATTGCCATGGAGATAATGTAGGGtgatataaaaaacaaatattttttttatgaaatttttaatctcaaattttaaattttaaataataatattttaaatttatgatgCATATGTTTCAATACAATTCAGAAAATTTTTATATGATCTACGAATATATCATCGATCTAAAAGAGATATCGATGTTTATCtgtaaattaaattataaactcGTCTTCTCCTCTATTTTTAATATGAGTGATGgattatgaataaaaaaataaaaaatatatatataatatcttattGATTCATGTGACTAAGGAGAGATGAAAAAATACCCTGATAAATCTAAAATAAGTAATTATAAGACTCCCCATGATTATCtcctaaaaaaatttatgattttttattaattaattatcataatcagaatctaataatatctatataaaataaaaaaaaaataagaaaagaaagttcacgagacataatatatattattaagtTGTCTCAAGAAGAGAAACTACTATCTGATCCCATCCATTCCAACTGTACTGGATCACATTATGGGATTGAGATGGAATAAAAGCTGAATTCCATTTTTCTGTGTATAAGAAATTGAGATATTGGCATGGAGAAGAAGAAATGAAGATTACATCAGATTTGAGGCATTCAGAACAATATTTGAATGATCACTATGAGTTAGGATTTgcaaatttattaaattttatgcaaTTGCATTAGAAACTCTAGAATTCAAATTAGCATTAAAATTCCTCCAAATATGTTGAAACGGATAAATCATTGGTGAAAGTAATAAAAGATATTTTaggtatatatattttataatatattataaatttaactaTTATCATGAATGTTAGTAGTTAATATGAGTTTATTAGATAGATATTAGTGAAAGCTATTGAAGGATACATCCATAAGGTCACTCGATTACGGGTATGAAAATTATTTCTACATGTATCCTCCTCCTGTGCTTCTTCCTCTTCCGACGATGATATTAAGAGAAAAAcgaatgaaataaaaaaataaaaataatattaagattataaataataaattaaaaataattattatttttaaagagtTATCAACCGTAAAAGATtgtcaataaaaaaaaagaactttgaaTCATAAACATACATCTTTTATGATATTTTCATAtacatataaaaataattcaagaaaGTTAATATTTGCATCAATAATTTCTATACTGTATTTACATGGTGAGTGAGACATAATAATAGACCAAATTTGTAATCTAAAGatgaaaaatcatatatttttttcgatattcttTTTCGAAAGCAATAAGCATTAATTTAAAACCTTCAAATACTTAAGGCATTTATCTAATTCTAAAGCAATTTATTAGCGTTTCTCTGCGCTTAGTTACTCTTAGAAGAAGATATAACTGTAGAGGCTATTTTATTTTCGGGGCATATGGGTAATTTTACTTTCTATACGTAAAGACTTCAAGATTTGAGAGGGGTCAATTAGTAATTTCATTCATTCGTCTCATAAAACGCTAAATGTGTTTTTAGTGGCGGAGCGGCGACGTTTTGCTTTAATAGATCGGAAGAATGCTCGTCGGCGGCGAACGCAGTGTCCGTCGATTGAATACCTCCTCATCGTCCCTCCCCCGTTTGTCACAAGGAATTGTGGTGGAGGGTCGATGAAGAGGCGTTCGATCGACGGATCCGATGACCGCGGCGGATATGCTGTGGTCGCCCAGAAGAACAAGAGGCAGAGATCCATCGAAGGAGGAGTGGAAGCGGTGGCGGAGCTCGGGGAGGATCTGGTGCTTGCTCAAGCGGGCGGACGCTGGGAAGGGCGGCGTCTGTGAGACGGCAGTGGCGTAGGCTGGCGGAGGACGAGCGCCTGGGAGGCGATGTGCACCCGCGACTGTGTCAAGGTGCCCTGCGGCCAGCAGCAGCTCCGGACGGTGGTGCTTGCCCTCGGGGGCTTCTGCCGCCTCCGCTCCCTCTACACCCTCCCGTTCCGCTCGTCCTCCTCCCGCCGCCCCCGGGCCGTTGACGTTGACGTGGCGGCCTCACCTCCAGCCCCGGTGGGGCAAAGACGAGGTCCAGCTCTCGCTCTCTGTGCTCTCCATCGGCTGCTTCGCGAAGATGATTCCTAACAACAACCACGGCCGCGGCGGCGGTAGGCGACTCCGAGGACGGACCGCTGGATCTACTCGCCGCCACCTCTTTCCCCTTAAAAATCCAATTTTTTATCTTAGCTGCCTATTATGACTATAAAAGTCCCATTTTTATCAAAATTGTTTGACATGCACAAGAACTACATGAATTGGGAATTCTTGTGGCAAGGAGGACAAGGACAAACGAAGAGTTGCGGGTTGTGGGTGcgccaagaagaaaaagaagggccTGCCGACTTCTTTTGTCTTCCTGTCAATTGGTATTATGGAGGACAGAGGGAGGTGATGGCGTTTGCAGCAGCAGAATTGGATTCCAGTGCTTTGCAAGATGGATGATGACAAGGAGTCTTTTGGCTTCTCGGGAGAAGTAGCTTGTGTGATCGTGTGTGTTGACTTTGATATTTGGAATGTCTCACGTCTTAGTGCCATCATCGACTGCTTGGTTGTGAGATGGAGGTGGAAGAAGACGTAAACTTGAAGCTTTGTTGCCGACGGCAACAActgtaatttcttttcttttttttgtagaaatagttTTAGCTCTTATTATTggctaaattaaattattttttattataatattaaaattatataatctaCATAAATTTTAAGTTCCTGTGatgtttaatgatgatttaataaatACATTAAATCATATTGGTTAGAACaataaatttaatttgaattATAATATCTATTAATATTAAAGGATGTAAATAGTCATATCTTAAtgataaactatatatatatatacatatataaaagcatttttatatttatttgtaataAACTAATATTGGGCATTATTATACAATTAATATTCAAATTGTATAATATTATATGATTAGTTTGGGGAAATCAGATATTAAGCCAAATACAGTACAAAATAGTTTTTCCTTCAAATTTTAAATTCAAGCGGCGGAGGGAAAGGGGTCGGCAGGTGAAAAGGAGAGGTGCGGGTGATGCGGAGTGCGAACGCCGAAGAAGGCGCCGACGAGGAGACCTCCATAGAGGGAGGACACGCGGCCGCCGATCTATCGGACAGCTCCGATCGCCTCGTCGACCGGGCTTTGCCCACCACGGCCCTCACGTCCACGAAATCACGGTTTCCACCTATCCTTGGTTTTAGGGTTTCCAATCTGTTTCTCGTGTCTTCTTTTATTGCGCCTCTAGCGTTCGTGCGCGATATTTGATTTGCGCCATCGGTTCGGCTGTGAAAGATGATGCAGCCGATGGTTGTAGTGGATAACCCATTAGATGGGGTTCGTCTTTTCAGAATCTGCTGCTGAGTTCGCACATTTCACTATGTTCATGTATAATCTATTGGAGGACATCTGTCAACTTATTCCATTTCGATGTAGTGGCTTAGCAAGAAATGGAGCTTTAGTGATGGATATATGGTCAGAGGAGATAGATCACTTTCTATCAGTGGCTGTTCTGTATTTAGGTTAGATACTAAGATTTAGTCTGACATGAGGCTGGTTTGCAGAAATGATAAGTTGAATTAGCATATGAGTTAGAGGGCAATTATATGTATGTGAACACATTGATGATTCAAGTATGCTAGCAGATAAAAAGTGGAAGTGATGAGCATATAAGAGATGTACTCCTGTGCTCATGaagaaaataaaagtttgccATCCTGGAACTTGATTTTTGCCTCCACAAGTATGCTAGAGCTGCCAGTAAGAGGGTGTAAACTCGAGAATCATTTTTCTTTGAACATGAATATGCAAAATCTAGGAGGTAAATGATCAATATGAGCTGAGGATTAGGCcgggaaaaagagaaaaaaatgtcaCAAATATAGGGAGGCTAAAAGCAAGGAATATTATAGTGGATAATTAATTTCCAGAGCCTATCTAGGATGAGTTTGGTTGGGACAACTTAAGAACTTATATATCAGACAAAAGCATGGGAGCATCTAGAGCTTATATGCTTACACTTGGAATAAACGGTAAGAACTTTTCTTTTGGAGCAGAAGGTGTGCAGTTGAAAACTGGAAATATGTGATCTGGAATATAATCTTTGTAATGCAAATTCAAATTGAATATTGGATGTTAAGAGGAGAAAAAAGAGGTGAGAATCTATAATTCCTAAGCTTTGTTTGTTAAATTGTTTGAATAGATAGCACGAGGTACTCATGGGTGTACTGCATCTACATAGATCAAGGCAAATTTGTGGTGACTGGTGTTGTCAGAAGTTCTAAAAAGTACTTTCTATATACTTATGCTCAATTTGGCTGTTTGCAAGTGACATACCCAAATATTATGACTTGAAATTTCTAGAAACAAGTGAAATTTCTACAAATACATTTGAAGATTCATTTTGCATAAGATATTAGGAATCCACTATGTAGCTGATATAAGCATATGAATCCTCTGTTATACCATTTTTTTGTGATGATCAAAAGAGAACATAGTTTTGCAGAAGTATAAGAGTGCATCACCTGGTGCATTGGTTAGATTGTCAATATAGGGACACTTTCTGTCCCACAAATGGCAATTGTATTCTTGGTTTACTGGTTATTAAATGAACAAGACTGTCTTTGATGCTATTATACATTAATTATGAACTATGTAAGACGTCCATTCTGGATAATGTATTCTTTGTTGGGGCATAAATTTCCTTTCTGGATAGATTCTGGATACTAATCTTGTGAATTCTTTATGTGCATCTCTTTTTTTATTATGCATTACCAACACTAGAATGGCTGGCCAaacaaaaagaagacaaaaaactaACATTAGCATCGCCTACAGATTGATCTTTCCTTTTGTGTTTGGCTCTGTATTATGGAGTGACACCTATACATTTCACTCTTTTGTATCAGTTAAGCCATTTCTGTTAAAACACATTAGGCTTCTCTGGAAGGGAAATGTTTGACAAAAAGAATAATTTTCCAACCTTCAATTTATTTGTGTAGTTTGAAGAAATATTTATGTGTGATAGATATTATACTTTTTCTAAatcttcatgattttttttaaaaaatagtataGTCTTTTTGGTTTCTAATTGTTGCTCGTGGACTCTGCTGTTGCACTTTGATCTTCTGACCACGTTTTGCAATCTTAACATATTATTTAATCAAATTGGTAGATTCTTGATCAGATGGACCTTGCCTGATGTCAGTCTATCACATTCAGTGTGTCTTGAAATGTTATCGAAGTTGATCTCCTAACA from Musa acuminata AAA Group cultivar baxijiao chromosome BXJ1-3, Cavendish_Baxijiao_AAA, whole genome shotgun sequence encodes the following:
- the LOC135633406 gene encoding uncharacterized membrane protein At1g16860-like; amino-acid sequence: MSVRRTTHQLSSGMIVSGPPEPPKERGPAVGLRAAPYTGGDVRKSGELGKMFDIPPADPGAPSRPVSKSHSGPLARSAPSSGSGPVPRKTSGPLAQIPPTGLITSGPARSSGGQPEQSPRPARKNKGEAYGGAVTAPEEEAFAFGVSRVWRWVLVGVFVAGLAAGAFVWVAVGRPEILIGVAALMASVGVLAVWNWSMGRKEVERFWRCYPNTSIDSRNLPIGKFVKITGHVTCGSIPLESSYRNISRCIYTSTELYEYKHFTWGLKYAERYVADFYISDPDTGTRFLVRAGNGARVTCFVKPATVMEINKDNKELSPDFLSWLTEHNITSGSHIMRLKEGYIKEGNTVSVMGILRKHENLIMIDPPEDIVSTGCQWRRFFFPMSVEGLILIGDERPDEVVYQV